One window of the Triticum dicoccoides isolate Atlit2015 ecotype Zavitan chromosome 3B, WEW_v2.0, whole genome shotgun sequence genome contains the following:
- the LOC119277978 gene encoding uncharacterized protein LOC119277978, protein MEAAAKSHGPPAPRPSRRAKQPSTTSREGEGGGGGDRRRRPSRRGGTSKRGRGWHHHLLRPCSSRAPNWGATRARTAAAALSTTNQDLSSTSAAQIQILSSRGCDDDSNLRGALSPSTCAQIQIVPSRGYDDESSPRKKHLLRPSLSIIQKRGRRRSHHHLLRLCSSLPDDSNIPGQKHMLRPCLSIQPPPNYYCWGAKRSRTNNNNWRDWSNLGDGPAGLIAELVLAYDVADYLRFRAVCRPWRQCSTEPRSHDGLDRRFHPWRWVLLREPLAAPNRRCFLNSSTGECIQLDLPELLDHELLTVTPEGLLLLLHDRNHVRLLNPLTRHLTELPPLTTLLPSKDHVMLSRFKIDDLASCSGIASDDSTVVLCFNRFRMLGMAKPGDDHWVLLKYNNDGIAKTPLVFAGRFYHVNVNGVMVLQIIPNQPPRLEVAAKLNMHVSPISQSMHLVNNFGELMLVHRQIVPVTSRNKSGYRYNIYRVNLDTGTLFPVKRLGSGTGRAMFLGMYCSFTLSPDVFPPGSISADTIYPSFDFAERRLLKVEAYHLTDGLLKAEAYHLADGRVEKPSSLVQRPHTLIDHLSLSITVDP, encoded by the exons ATGGAAGCCGCCGCCAAATCCCATGGCCCCCCTGCCCCTCGTCCCTCCCGTCGGGCGAAGCAGCCAAGCACCACCTCTCGCGagggcgaaggaggaggaggaggcgatagAAGGAGAAGACCATCTCGGCGTGGCGGTACCTCGAAGCGAGGAAGAGGGTGGCATCATCATCTTCTGCGACCTTGCTCCAGCCGGGCCCCCAATTGGGGGGCGACGCGCGCACGCACAGCGGCGGCAGCGCTCAGTACCACCAACCAAGATTTGTCATCAACCTCCGCCGCTCAGATCCAGATCCTCTCCTCTCGGGGATGTGATGATGATTCGAATCTAAGGGGGGCACTTTCCCCCTCAACCTGCGCTCAGATCCAGATCGTCCCCTCCCGGGGGTATGACGATGAATCGAGTCCAAGGAAGAAACATCTGCTGCGCCCTAGTCTCTCCATCATCCAGAAGCGAGGAAGAAGGCGGTCTCATCATCATCTTCTGCGACTTTGCTCCAGCCTGCCCGACGATTCGAATATACCAGGGCAGAAACATATGCTGCGCCCTTGTCTCTCCATCCAGCCGCCCCCAAATTATTACTGTTGGGGAGCAAAACGCTCGCGGACGAACAACAACAACTG GAGGGACTGGTCCAATCTAGGCGATGGGCCGGCAGGACTgatcgccgagctcgttctcgcaTATGACGTCGCCGACTATCTCCGCTTCCGTGCCGTGTGCCGTCCATGGAGGCAGTGTTCCACAGAACCACGCTCCCACGACGGGCTCGACCGCCGGTTCCATCCTTGGCGGTGGGTCCTGCTCCGTGAACCACTCGCTGCTCCCAACCGCCGTTGCTTCCTGAACTCCTCAACCGGTGAGTGCATCCAACTGGATCTCCCGGAGCTCCTTGACCATGAGCTGCTCACCGTCACCCCGgagggcctcctcctcctgctccacgACCGCAACCACGTCCGCCTGCTCAACCCGCTCACTCGTCACCTCACAGAGCTACCACCGCTCACCACGCTGCTTCCCTCCAAGGACCATGTCATGCTTTCCCGTTTCAAGATAGACGACTTGGCGTCCTGCTCGGGCATTGCTAGTGATGATTCAACAGTGGTGCTCTGCTTCAATAGGTTCCGCATGCTTGGCATGGCCAAGCCTGGTGATGACCACTGGGTGTTGCTGAAGTACAACAATGATGGGATTGCAAAAACGCCCTTGGTGTTTGCAGGGCGCTTCTACCATGTTAACGTCAATGGTGTCATGGTGCTGCAAATCATTCCAAATCAGCCACCGCGGCTGGAGGTGGCTGCCAAGCTGAATATGCATGTCTCTCCAATTTCGCAAAGTATGCACCTCGTCAACAATTTTGGTGAGCTGATGCTGGTGCACCGTCAGATTGTACCAGTGACATCGCGGAATAAATCGGGTTATCGGTACAACATCTATCGAGTGAATTTGGATACCGGGACACTATTCCCGGTCAAGAGGTTGGGCAGTGGCACGGGGCGAGCGATGTTCTTGGGAATGTATTGCTCTTTCACATTGTCTCCAGATGTTTTTCCCCCTGGCTCCATTAGCGCTGACACCATCTACCCGAGCTTTGACTTTGCCGAGAGAAGGCTGTTAAAAGTTGAAGCGTATCATCTCACCGATGGACTGTTAAAAGCTGAAGCCTATCATCTCGCTGATGGCCGCGTCGAAAAACCATCTAGCTTGGTGCAGCGGCCACATACTCTCATTGACCATCTATCCTTGTCAATTACGGTTGATCCTTAA